From the Oryza glaberrima chromosome 5, OglaRS2, whole genome shotgun sequence genome, one window contains:
- the LOC127773247 gene encoding uncharacterized protein LOC127773247: MAAPASSRLRHGLRTPPPRRLGSELGLPRRIRTGGGRNQPPRRLHRRIHAHRRRRRLGIPPSSSPQESAGASTAASLSSAQMPTSSTVIDAATSPTPCATVELHVAAAEVATPELGRGRGLQTPRPQGERAPPPSLRLCGFRQPLSRQRGGRRAMGVVWRKLLGRLPCRPCPGSDAEGKTVYLGLRLIFLGCLCVFLPL, translated from the coding sequence ATggccgcccccgcctcctcaCGGCTGCGCCACGGCCTCCGcaccccgccgcctcgccgcctggGATCGGAGCTCGGCCTCCCGCGCCGGATCCGAACAGGAGGGGGCCGGAACCAgccaccccgccgcctccaccgccggatccacgcgcatcgccgccgccggcggctcggGATCCCCCCCTCCAGTTCCCCGCAGGAGAGTGCAGGAGCCAGCACCGCCGCCTCATTGTCATCGGCCCAGATGCCCACCTCTTCAACCGTCATCGAtgccgccacctcgccgacgCCATGCGCCACCGTCGAGCTCCACGTTGCAGCCGCGGAAGTCGCCACCCCGGAGCTAGGTCGGGGTCGTGGGCTCCAAACGCCGCGACCTCAGGGGGAGagggccccgccgccgtccttgcggctgTGCGGTTTCCGGCAGCCACTCAGCCGGCAGCGAGGCGGAAGGAGGGCGATGGGGGTGGTGTGGCGGAAGCTGCTGGGTCGCCTCCCGTGTCGCCCCTGCCCTGGGAGTGACGCGGAAGGGAAAACGGTGTATCTGGGTCTGCGCTTGATCTTCCTCGGTTGCCTGTGTGTGTTCTTGCCCTTGTAA